In Corynebacterium aquilae DSM 44791, the genomic stretch AAGTCGAGGCCGGCGTAGTTGTACGCGGACGGCGCGCGCAGGATGAGCGAGTCTATTTCGTCGTATTTGGTGGCGAGGTTGAGTGCGTATTCCGCGCCCTTGGATGCGCCGATGACGGTGAGGGGGCCTTTGTCTGTGACGTTGGCGTTGATGTAGTCCAACACGTCGTCGAATTGTTCGAGCGGCACCTTCGACAATTCTTGTGGCTGATTGTCCATGCCGAACATGAACACGGCCATGGTTTCATATCCACGTTGCGCGAGCTGTTGAGCATCCTGAAAGCCTGCGGCGCCATCTGAGCCGCCATAGCTGACGATGATTCCTTTGTGCTTTTTGTCTTTCGGCACGAGGTGGAAGCCGTGGAGGGTGTTGTTGTTGACGGTGGTGACTTCTACGCCATCGATGTCGGTGGGGTACAGACTCAAGTTGGTGGGGTCGGTGTAGTAGCTTGTGCTCGCACTGGTGGAGTCGGAGCCGTATTTGTGGTTGTAGAAAACCCTGAGGGCCACGACGATTAGTACGAGGGTGAGGATCAGCGTGAGAATGGACAGCAGTGTGCGTTTGAGAATTTTCATTGCGGCTCCTTGGGAAGGCGTCTACTAGTGTGTGTAACACATCACTATCCCCTTTTGGGGTGAAATAGTTTTTCTCTTTGTCCATTCCGTGGACACCTCCCCCTAGCTGTGAGGTTGCACCGCCGGGGGGAAGCCGCATGTTTGGTGGTTTAAGGGCGGTTGATCAGGTTCGTCATGGGAACGAAGTCTCCTAGTTGGGGTCTAAGGGTGGTGATTTTTCCTTGGGAGTCGAGCGCTGGGATGGTGGCGTTCTTCCCCGGGGTACCCACCGGGCTGAGTGGGTGGGGTGTGCGGCGTTGTGGCGCCGGGGTGACAGTTTCGGGGGTAGCCGCTGGGAGTTGGACGGTGGGGGCGGTCATGGCCACAACTAGTTCCGCGGCGGCGCGGCTGATGCGCTGGTTGAGGGCGCTGCCGGTGGTGCCGAAGTCTTCGGTGGCCGCGAACACGCCAGTGGCGATGGGGTGTGCGCGCAGGGCTGCGGCCAGTGGCCGGAGGGCGTAGTCGATGGCAAGGCTATGCCGGGCGGTGCCGCCGGTGGCGGCGAGTAGGACGGGTGTGTTGCGGATGCGGTCGGTTCCGACAAAGTCCATGAAGGTTTTGAATAGTCCGGAGTAGCTGCCGGCGTAGATGGGGCTGACCAAAATGATGCCGTCGGCGCGTTCCATGGCGTCTAGAGCGTCATCGAGTTCGTTGGGTGGTATGCCGGTTGCTAGTGCTTCGGCCAGTGGGTAGGCCAGGGGTTTGAGGTTGATGTGCTCGAGGGCGATGTCGTGGCCTTGCGTGTGTGCGAGTTGCTGGGTGTGGTGTGCGAGTTGTTGACCAAGCAGGTCGGTGGAGGATGGGATGGAAAGGCCGGCGGTAACGACGGTGAGGGTGTAGGTGCTCATGGGGGTGCTTTCTTTTTTCGGGTGGGTTTGTGGGCTGGTGGTGAGGTTCTCTCCCCCGGCCCGTGTGGGTACGGGCCGGGGAGATGAGGGGTGCGGGCTTTTTACTTGGCGGTGGCTTTGTCTTCGGCGCGTAGTCCGGTCCAGTTGTCGCCGGTGTGGAAGGGGTAGCTGGCGGAAAAGGCGGGTTTGCCTTCGAGTTCGAGCTGGTGATCACGGGCGGCGACCAGGCTGTCGTGGGTGGGGGCGTCAGGGACGTCTGCGGCGCGGTTGCTGTCGTATTCGTGGCGCAGTGCCGGGGCGACGGTGTCGCCGAGCATTTCGATTTGTTCAAGCACGTATTTCAGCGGCAGGCCGGCGTGGTCGATGAGGAACATGATGCGCTGGACGTCGCCGTAGGCTTGGCGCATGCTGGCGTAGCGGTCGATGACTTGTTGTGGGGAGCCGACGGTCAGTGGGGTGTGGGCCATGAAGTCTTCCATGGGCGCACCGTGGCCGTAGACGGGGGCGTTGTTGTAGTAGGGGCGGAAGCGGTCGATGGCGTCTTGGCTGTTTTTGGCCATGAAGGCGTGTGCGCCGATACCGACGATTGCTTGGTCTGCGCGGCCGTGGCCGTAGTGCTCATAACGCTGCCGGTAGAAGTCGATCATTTCCGCGGTGTGTTCTTGCTTCCAGAAGATGTTGTTGTGGAAGAAGCCGTCGCCGTAGAAGGCGGCTTGTTCGGCGATTTGCGGGGAGCGAATCGAGCCGTGCCACACAAACGGTGCGACCCCATCGAGCGGGCGTGGGGTGGAGGTAAACGATTGCAGCGGGGTGCGGAATTTACCTTCCCAATTGACCACGTTGTTATCCCACAGTGTGCGCAGCAGGTCGTAGTTTTCGATGGCGAGGTCGATGCCGTCGCGGATGTCTTTGCCGAACCAGGGGTAGACCGGTCCGGTGTTGCCGCGGCCTAGGGTCAGATCGAGTCGACCGTCGGAAAGGTGCTGCAGCATGGAGTAGTCTTCGGCGATTTTCACCGGATCGTTGGTGGTGATCAGGGTGGTGGCTGTTGTCAGCTGTAATGTGTCGGTTTGCCCGGCGACGTATCCAAGCAGGGTGGTTGGCGAGGATGAGAAGAAGGGCGGGTTGTGGTGCTCACCGATACCGAAGACGTCGAGGCCGGCGTCCTCGGCGGCGCGCGCGATGGTCACCACGTCTTTGATGCGCTGGTTTTCGGTAGGGGTAACACCGGTGGTGGGGTCGGTGGTGATGTCGGAGACGGAGAAGATTCCGATGTGCATGATGGGATTCCTTTTTGTGTGTAGGGGTAGTCAGACAGCTTTTTGTCTATTCGTCTATTTGTCCGTGGTGGATTCAAGGTAGGTGTTCAACTGGTCGAGCACCTGGCCAAGGGCCAGAAGTTCGGTGTCGTTCAACGCGGCGAAGAAGGTGTCTTCGAGGATCCGGTCGTGGAGTGCTCGTGCGCTGTTAAAAGTGGTGGTTCCTTCCGCAGTCAGCGCCAGGGTGAGTGCGCGTTTGTCGTGGTCTGCGGGGATTTTTTCCAGCAGTTCGCGCTGTTCAAGGCGGCTCACAGCCCGGGAGAGTCCGGAGGTGGTCACCAGCACGGTGGCTTTGAGACAGTTCATGGACAGTTGCTGTTCTGGCGCGCGATGGATGGTGGCCAGCACGTCGTAGTCGGAAATACTCAAGCCCAGCTGGCTTTTTAGAGCCGATTCGAGCGTTTGGGTGATTTTGGTGCTGCTGGTGAGGAAGCTTTTCCACACATCCCACTTTGTTGTCATGTCACCAATATAGGCCGATATAGTTGCGCGCGCAACTACCTTGGCAGCAACCACCCACCCCCACACACAGCACCAGCACCACACAGCACCAACACCAGCACCACAAAAGCCTCAAAACACCAGGCCAACACCCATCCGGGAATACCCAAGCCAAAAGAACAACTTGTGTGTTGTATGCGCATTGATATCTACTCCGACGTCGTCTGCCCCTTCTGCTTCATCGGACTAGCCAACCTAGAACAAGCCATCAACAACCTCGGCGACAAACTCAGCGACAACCTCGACATCGACATCCACCACCGCGCCTTCGAACTCGACCCAAACGCCCCACACCAACCCCCAAGCAACCTCATTGCAGCCATCGCGAAAAAATACGGCATCAGCCAAGAAGAATCCGAACGCTCCCAGCAGGCAATCGCCGCCAGCCTAAAAACCGTCGGCGTCAACTTCGACTACCACCACGCCCGCTTCGGCAACACCTTCGACGCCCACCGCCTCATCCACCTCGCCGCGGAAAACAACCAATCCACCCCAGTCAACAAAGCTCTCATGCGCGCCTACCTCGAACAAGGCAAAAACCTCGCCGACCACGCAGTCCTACGCCAAGTCGGCATCGAGGCGGGACTCGACGCAACCGCCATCGATGAGCTACTCAACAGCGACCGCTACGCCGAGGCTGTACGAAACGATGAAACACAGGCAGCACAACTCGGCGTGCGCGGCGTGCCCTTCTTCGTCTTCGACAACGTCTACGCCATCTCCGGGGCACAACCCGTCGCGGTATTCGAACAGGCACTCACCCAAGCGGCCGCCCAGCCGGCAAACGGCAGTGGCGCCTGCGCCGCGGACGGATCCGGCTGCGCCTAAACCACAAAGCGGTACCCGAAACCCAGCTCAGTAATGAAATGAGCTGGGTTTTTCGGTTCCTGCTCCAACTTCTGCCGCACCTGCGACAAATACACCCGCAAATAATTGGTCTCCCGGTTGTAATTCTCCCCCCACACCGCATGCAACAAATCCAACTTGCTGACCAACTTGCCCTGATGCTTGACCAAAAAATCCACAATCCCCCACTCATTAGGAGTCAGCTTCACCAACTCACCATCCCGCCACACCTGCTTATTCGCCAAATCAAAACGCAGATGCCCATCCTTTGTCACCACCAAAGGATCCGCGCCCGAAACCGACGAACCAGTACGTCGCAACGCCGCCCGCAACCGCGCCAACAACTCCCCCATCGCAAAAGGCTTCGTAATGTAATCATCCGCGCCGGCATCCAACGCCTCAATCTTGCCCTGCTGCAACTGACGCGCCGACACGACCAAAATCGGCATATCCGACCAGCCACGCGTCCCCCGCAACACATCCAAACCCGACAAATCCGGCAACCCTAAATCCAGCAGCATCGCATCGGGAACCCACTCCCCCGCAATCCGCAACGCATCCGCAGCATTCTGCGCCACCTGCACCTCATAATCGCGGGCCTTGAGGTTAATGATGATGGCCTGCGCCAACGCATGATCATCCTCAACCACCAAAATCTTGGTCACTGGGCGCTCTCCTTCTTCTCCTTAACAGGTTTCAAGATACGTCCACTCGGCGGCGTCCCGTCAGCATTTCGCAAAGTCAACACAAAAGTAGCGCCCCCACCCGGGGTCTGCTCATAGGTCAACGCCCCATCCATCGCCTCCGCGAAACCATGCGACACCGCCAATCCCAAGCCCAAACCATGCTTACCGCTATCGGTCAAATGCTGGAACGGAGTAAACAGGTCAGCCAATTGCTCCTCACTAATCCCCGGCCCATGATCAATGACCCGGATCTCCACACAATCCTGCACACTGCCCGCCACCAAATGAATATCCGAATGCGGCGCATAGGTCCGCGCATTGATCAACAAATTCGCCAAAATCCGCTGAGTTAACCCCGGGTCCCCCGACACCTGCGGCAAAGACTCCGGAATATCCACCGTCACATGGCTCGCGGCCTCCGGAATCTCACGGCGCACCGCATCGACCAACTCATCCACATTCATCGCCGTGCGCGCCACCGTCACCGCATTCGAATTCAACCGCGACATATCCAACAAGTTGCCCACCACCGTGTCCAAACGGTCCGTGGACTGCTCAATCATCTCAATCAAATCCCGCTGCATCTTCGGCGACAACTCCACATCATCAAGCGTCAAACTCGACACCGCAGCCTTAATCCCCGCCAACGGGGTGCGCAAATCATGACTAACCGCCGTCAGCAGCGCACTACCCACCCGGTTTCCGGCCTGCAGCGCCGCCGTCGCCCGACGCATCGCATC encodes the following:
- a CDS encoding acyl-CoA thioester hydrolase/BAAT C-terminal domain-containing protein, coding for MKILKRTLLSILTLILTLVLIVVALRVFYNHKYGSDSTSASTSYYTDPTNLSLYPTDIDGVEVTTVNNNTLHGFHLVPKDKKHKGIIVSYGGSDGAAGFQDAQQLAQRGYETMAVFMFGMDNQPQELSKVPLEQFDDVLDYINANVTDKGPLTVIGASKGAEYALNLATKYDEIDSLILRAPSAYNYAGLDFGREASSSWTWQGQQLPFINMKETNPATFFAEAGLPMLVGAPVEYLNVYKNAVEDDPDRDSKLIPVTDTDADILLIAGGKDMMWDSTQAAQLIQEQRPQGTTVKTYPDAGHIFFGDGVNNLSNMRIATGGTQAANEAAHEDSQKSIEDFLEQHHR
- a CDS encoding CE1759 family FMN reductase, which encodes MSTYTLTVVTAGLSIPSSTDLLGQQLAHHTQQLAHTQGHDIALEHINLKPLAYPLAEALATGIPPNELDDALDAMERADGIILVSPIYAGSYSGLFKTFMDFVGTDRIRNTPVLLAATGGTARHSLAIDYALRPLAAALRAHPIATGVFAATEDFGTTGSALNQRISRAAAELVVAMTAPTVQLPAATPETVTPAPQRRTPHPLSPVGTPGKNATIPALDSQGKITTLRPQLGDFVPMTNLINRP
- a CDS encoding CE1758 family FMN-dependent luciferase-like monooxygenase: MHIGIFSVSDITTDPTTGVTPTENQRIKDVVTIARAAEDAGLDVFGIGEHHNPPFFSSSPTTLLGYVAGQTDTLQLTTATTLITTNDPVKIAEDYSMLQHLSDGRLDLTLGRGNTGPVYPWFGKDIRDGIDLAIENYDLLRTLWDNNVVNWEGKFRTPLQSFTSTPRPLDGVAPFVWHGSIRSPQIAEQAAFYGDGFFHNNIFWKQEHTAEMIDFYRQRYEHYGHGRADQAIVGIGAHAFMAKNSQDAIDRFRPYYNNAPVYGHGAPMEDFMAHTPLTVGSPQQVIDRYASMRQAYGDVQRIMFLIDHAGLPLKYVLEQIEMLGDTVAPALRHEYDSNRAADVPDAPTHDSLVAARDHQLELEGKPAFSASYPFHTGDNWTGLRAEDKATAK
- a CDS encoding MarR family winged helix-turn-helix transcriptional regulator, whose protein sequence is MTTKWDVWKSFLTSSTKITQTLESALKSQLGLSISDYDVLATIHRAPEQQLSMNCLKATVLVTTSGLSRAVSRLEQRELLEKIPADHDKRALTLALTAEGTTTFNSARALHDRILEDTFFAALNDTELLALGQVLDQLNTYLESTTDK
- a CDS encoding DsbA family oxidoreductase, whose translation is MRIDIYSDVVCPFCFIGLANLEQAINNLGDKLSDNLDIDIHHRAFELDPNAPHQPPSNLIAAIAKKYGISQEESERSQQAIAASLKTVGVNFDYHHARFGNTFDAHRLIHLAAENNQSTPVNKALMRAYLEQGKNLADHAVLRQVGIEAGLDATAIDELLNSDRYAEAVRNDETQAAQLGVRGVPFFVFDNVYAISGAQPVAVFEQALTQAAAQPANGSGACAADGSGCA
- a CDS encoding response regulator, producing the protein MTKILVVEDDHALAQAIIINLKARDYEVQVAQNAADALRIAGEWVPDAMLLDLGLPDLSGLDVLRGTRGWSDMPILVVSARQLQQGKIEALDAGADDYITKPFAMGELLARLRAALRRTGSSVSGADPLVVTKDGHLRFDLANKQVWRDGELVKLTPNEWGIVDFLVKHQGKLVSKLDLLHAVWGENYNRETNYLRVYLSQVRQKLEQEPKNPAHFITELGFGYRFVV